One segment of Rhizobium leguminosarum DNA contains the following:
- a CDS encoding ABC transporter ATP-binding protein — MPLVEISNLKVAFSGIKVLHGVDLAIEKGEAVGLVGESGCGKSVTWLAALGLLPGKASVSGSVRLGSDQLIGASRTKLESIRGGRIAMIFQDPSSSLNPVIRAGRQIAEAVELHRRLTGRAARNEAVRLMEMVGIPDAVRRFDNFPHEFSGGQNQRLMIAMALAGNPDLLIADEPTTALDATIQAQILDLLISIREETGMAIVFISHDLGAVSQICERVCVMYAGNIVEKCPTESLFRSPRHPYTRGLFDAIPRIDAGRDRLVPIPGTVPQPGRMPGGCAFAPRCGHASELCHNKVPPLVALDDDRATACFHPLGDGATASKPNLMQVQQGVAWA; from the coding sequence ATGCCATTGGTCGAAATTTCCAATTTGAAGGTCGCTTTCAGCGGTATCAAAGTCCTGCACGGCGTCGATTTGGCGATCGAGAAGGGCGAGGCGGTGGGTCTCGTCGGCGAATCCGGCTGCGGCAAGTCGGTCACCTGGCTGGCGGCACTCGGGCTCCTGCCTGGAAAGGCTTCCGTCTCAGGCAGCGTGCGTCTCGGCAGCGATCAGCTGATCGGCGCGTCGCGCACGAAGCTCGAAAGCATTCGCGGCGGCCGCATCGCCATGATCTTCCAGGATCCGTCAAGCTCGCTCAACCCCGTCATCCGTGCCGGGCGACAGATCGCCGAAGCCGTCGAACTGCACCGCCGGCTGACCGGCAGGGCCGCCCGCAACGAGGCCGTCCGCCTAATGGAAATGGTCGGCATTCCCGACGCCGTGCGCCGTTTCGACAATTTTCCGCATGAATTTTCCGGTGGCCAGAACCAGCGGTTGATGATCGCCATGGCGCTCGCCGGCAATCCTGATCTGCTGATCGCCGATGAGCCGACGACGGCGCTGGACGCGACGATCCAGGCGCAGATCCTCGATCTCCTGATTTCGATCCGCGAGGAAACCGGCATGGCGATCGTCTTCATCAGTCATGATCTCGGCGCGGTGTCGCAGATCTGCGAACGCGTCTGCGTCATGTATGCCGGCAACATCGTCGAGAAATGCCCGACGGAATCGTTGTTCCGGTCGCCGCGCCATCCCTATACGCGCGGGCTATTTGATGCCATTCCGCGTATCGATGCCGGCCGCGACCGGCTGGTACCGATCCCCGGCACCGTGCCGCAGCCCGGCCGGATGCCCGGCGGCTGCGCCTTTGCGCCGCGTTGCGGCCATGCCTCGGAACTCTGTCATAACAAGGTGCCGCCGCTCGTCGCACTTGACGACGACCGTGCGACCGCCTGTTTCCATCCACTCGGCGACGGCGCCACCGCATCGAAGCCGAACCTCATGCAGGTCCAGCAGGGAGTGGCATGGGCATGA
- a CDS encoding ABC transporter substrate-binding protein has product MVTFTRRGALGLATGVASSLILPRFSIAQADNRPSITIAVQKISNSNTLDTLREQSNVGQRIFNSSLWESLVGLDWLGNLSAVPSLATEWRRIDDKTVELKLRQGVKFHNGDEMTAEDVAFSFSKERMFGDTQPSTGKTIFVTEKNPLGRESKELPVEIPAVARRIWPALLGIEIVDKYTVRFVNGSPDVTMEGRISVAASAIANRRSWDEAKSYLDWARAPITTGPYRVAEFKPDTYLIYEAHDEYWGGRPPVKQIRFVEVPEVASRVNGLLSGEYHLASDIPPDQIEGIEKNAAFEVQGGIITNHRLTVFDKTHAQLGNPLVRRAFTHAIDRQAIVDSLWAGRTRVPAGLQWDFYGDMLVKDWTVPEYNPDLARQLLKEANYKGDPIPYRLLNNYYTNQTPTAQILVEMWAQVGLNVQIEMKENWQQILEKTPTRAVRDWSNSASFADPVSSIVAQHGPNGQQQQVGEWTNAEMNTLSTFLETSTDRAKRHDAFARMLQICEREDPAYTVLHQNAVFTAKSKSINWKAASAFAMDFRQGNWS; this is encoded by the coding sequence ATGGTCACCTTCACCCGTCGCGGTGCTCTCGGCCTTGCCACCGGCGTCGCCAGCTCGCTGATCCTGCCGCGCTTTTCCATCGCCCAGGCCGACAACCGTCCTTCGATCACCATCGCCGTCCAGAAGATCTCGAACTCGAACACACTGGATACGTTGCGCGAACAGTCGAATGTCGGCCAGCGCATCTTCAATTCGTCGCTCTGGGAAAGCCTGGTCGGCCTCGACTGGCTCGGCAACCTCTCGGCCGTTCCGTCGCTCGCCACCGAATGGCGCCGTATCGACGACAAGACCGTCGAGCTGAAACTGCGCCAGGGCGTCAAATTCCACAATGGCGACGAGATGACGGCCGAAGACGTCGCCTTCTCCTTCAGCAAGGAACGCATGTTCGGCGATACGCAGCCGAGCACCGGCAAGACGATCTTCGTCACCGAAAAGAACCCGCTCGGCCGCGAAAGCAAGGAACTGCCGGTCGAAATTCCGGCCGTCGCCCGCCGCATCTGGCCGGCCCTGCTCGGCATCGAAATCGTCGACAAATACACCGTCCGCTTCGTCAACGGTTCGCCTGACGTGACGATGGAAGGCCGCATCTCCGTTGCCGCCAGTGCCATCGCCAACCGCCGCAGCTGGGATGAGGCAAAGAGCTATCTCGACTGGGCCCGCGCACCGATCACCACCGGTCCCTACCGCGTCGCCGAGTTCAAGCCGGACACCTACCTGATCTACGAAGCGCATGACGAATATTGGGGCGGCCGTCCTCCGGTGAAGCAGATCCGCTTCGTCGAAGTTCCGGAAGTCGCCTCGCGCGTCAATGGCCTGCTGTCCGGCGAATATCATCTCGCCAGCGACATCCCGCCGGACCAGATCGAAGGAATCGAAAAGAACGCTGCCTTCGAAGTCCAGGGCGGCATCATCACCAACCACCGCCTGACCGTGTTCGACAAGACCCATGCCCAGCTCGGCAACCCGCTGGTTCGCCGCGCCTTCACGCATGCCATCGACCGCCAGGCGATCGTCGACTCGCTCTGGGCAGGCCGCACGCGCGTTCCGGCCGGCCTGCAGTGGGACTTCTATGGCGACATGCTGGTCAAGGATTGGACCGTGCCGGAATACAATCCTGATCTCGCCCGCCAGCTCCTCAAGGAAGCCAACTACAAGGGCGATCCGATCCCGTATCGGCTGCTGAACAACTACTATACCAACCAGACCCCGACGGCGCAGATCCTCGTCGAAATGTGGGCGCAGGTCGGCCTCAACGTGCAGATCGAGATGAAGGAAAACTGGCAGCAGATCCTCGAAAAGACGCCGACGCGCGCCGTCCGCGACTGGTCGAACTCCGCAAGCTTCGCCGATCCGGTTTCCTCGATCGTCGCCCAGCACGGTCCGAACGGCCAGCAGCAACAGGTCGGCGAATGGACCAACGCCGAGATGAACACGCTGTCGACCTTCCTCGAGACCAGCACCGATCGCGCCAAGCGTCATGACGCTTTCGCCCGCATGCTGCAGATCTGCGAGCGCGAAGACCCCGCCTATACCGTTCTCCACCAGAACGCCGTCTTCACCGCCAAGTCGAAGTCGATCAATTGGAAGGCCGCATCGGCCTTCGCCATGGACTTCCGCCAGGGCAACTGGTCCTGA
- a CDS encoding ABC transporter ATP-binding protein, with the protein MTTQIELRGVNKYYGAFHALKNIDLSIAKGTFVALVGPSGCGKSTLLRSLAGLESISSGDLRIAGELMNGVPPRKRDVAMVFQSYALYPHMTVEENLTYSLRIRGIAKAEAKKAAEDVAATTGLSHLLKRYPRELSGGQRQRVAMSRAIIRHPKAFLFDEPLSNLDAALRVHMRKEIRSLHDRLHATFVYVTHDQVEAMTMADHVVVMRDGIIEQQGAPLDLYDRPANRFVAGFIGSPAMNFIPAIAAEGGKSLILDFGAVKQTLAITRAVEPGRKLVAGIRPEHIGVVEPGHGSFDVPIAFVESTGSSTFIVAATEPELTIVETRRDRVKAGDMIGLSIDPGQIHLFDASTDHLV; encoded by the coding sequence ATGACCACACAGATCGAGCTCAGAGGCGTCAACAAATATTACGGCGCCTTCCACGCCCTGAAGAATATCGACCTTTCGATCGCCAAGGGCACTTTCGTTGCGCTCGTCGGCCCGTCCGGCTGCGGCAAGTCCACGCTACTGCGTTCGCTGGCCGGCCTCGAAAGCATTTCGTCGGGCGATCTCAGGATTGCCGGCGAGCTGATGAACGGCGTACCGCCGCGCAAGCGTGACGTCGCCATGGTGTTCCAGTCCTATGCGCTCTATCCACATATGACGGTCGAGGAGAACCTGACCTACAGCCTGCGCATCCGCGGCATCGCCAAGGCCGAGGCCAAGAAGGCCGCCGAGGACGTGGCGGCGACGACAGGTCTTTCGCATCTCCTGAAGCGCTATCCGCGCGAGCTTTCCGGCGGCCAGCGCCAGCGCGTCGCCATGAGCCGCGCCATTATCCGCCACCCCAAGGCCTTTCTGTTCGACGAGCCGCTGTCCAACCTCGATGCTGCGCTGCGCGTCCACATGCGCAAGGAAATCCGGTCGCTGCACGACCGACTGCACGCAACCTTCGTCTACGTCACGCACGATCAGGTCGAAGCGATGACGATGGCCGACCATGTGGTGGTGATGCGCGACGGCATCATTGAACAGCAGGGCGCGCCGCTTGATCTCTACGACCGGCCGGCGAACCGGTTCGTCGCCGGTTTCATTGGTTCGCCGGCCATGAATTTCATTCCCGCGATTGCCGCGGAAGGCGGCAAGAGCCTCATCCTGGATTTCGGCGCAGTGAAGCAGACGCTTGCAATCACCCGCGCCGTCGAGCCCGGACGTAAGCTCGTCGCGGGCATCCGGCCGGAGCATATCGGCGTCGTCGAGCCCGGGCATGGCAGCTTCGATGTACCGATCGCCTTCGTCGAATCGACCGGCTCGTCAACCTTCATCGTCGCGGCGACAGAGCCGGAGCTGACGATCGTCGAGACGCGGCGCGACAGGGTCAAAGCGGGAGACATGATCGGACTTTCGATCGATCCGGGCCAGATCCATCTCTTCGACGCGTCGACGGATCACCTGGTATAA
- a CDS encoding LacI family DNA-binding transcriptional regulator, which produces MAKGTTPSLKDVAAAANVSVTTVSRFVNGSLDLPFQTKKRIEDAIKTLNYRPNPHARRLSRGRSDTIGLVVPDIANPFFATLVAAVEQAADEKKLAVSLHATLNRPGREIEYLQLIERNHVDGLIFVTNHPDDGALAALINGSGKVIIVDEDIPDSKAPKLFCDNEQGGYLAGQHLAEQGHRHVLFIGGDERMISARRRYDGLLKALRERHGDEARADRYAGEYTIEYGRAAALDYLSGDRKATAIFASSDEIAIGLVEVFRSRGVSIPGDISVIGFDDVGPLHLFAPPLTAIRQPVREIGRRSLELLLETNWHEWKPSASEELLPVEIVVRNSVAPPAK; this is translated from the coding sequence ATGGCCAAGGGAACGACACCGAGCCTGAAGGATGTTGCGGCCGCGGCCAACGTGTCGGTCACCACCGTGTCGCGTTTCGTCAACGGAAGCCTCGATCTTCCCTTTCAGACCAAGAAGCGCATCGAGGATGCGATCAAGACCCTGAACTACCGGCCGAACCCGCATGCGCGCCGGCTAAGCAGGGGGCGCTCGGACACGATCGGCCTCGTCGTGCCCGATATCGCCAACCCTTTCTTCGCGACTCTCGTCGCCGCCGTCGAGCAGGCGGCCGATGAAAAGAAGCTCGCGGTCTCGTTGCACGCGACGCTCAACCGGCCGGGGCGCGAGATCGAATATCTGCAGCTGATCGAACGCAATCACGTCGACGGCCTGATCTTCGTCACCAACCACCCCGATGATGGCGCGCTTGCCGCGCTGATCAACGGCAGCGGCAAGGTCATCATCGTCGACGAGGACATTCCCGATTCGAAGGCGCCGAAGCTGTTCTGCGACAATGAGCAGGGTGGTTATCTCGCCGGCCAGCATCTGGCCGAGCAAGGCCATCGCCATGTCCTCTTCATCGGCGGCGACGAACGCATGATCAGCGCCCGCAGGCGTTATGACGGCCTGTTGAAAGCGCTGAGGGAACGGCATGGCGACGAGGCCCGGGCCGATCGATATGCCGGCGAATATACGATCGAATACGGCCGTGCGGCGGCGCTCGACTATCTCTCCGGGGACCGAAAAGCGACGGCGATCTTTGCCAGCTCCGACGAGATCGCCATCGGACTGGTCGAGGTCTTCAGAAGCCGAGGCGTCTCGATCCCAGGCGACATCTCAGTCATCGGCTTCGACGATGTCGGTCCGCTTCATCTCTTTGCGCCACCGCTCACCGCCATCCGTCAGCCGGTGCGTGAGATCGGAAGACGGTCGCTGGAACTGCTTCTGGAAACCAATTGGCACGAGTGGAAACCATCCGCCTCGGAAGAACTCTTGCCTGTCGAAATCGTGGTGCGGAACTCCGTTGCGCCGCCTGCGAAATAA
- a CDS encoding ABC transporter permease, producing MIRFFLIRAFRALMTIVLVVTFAFVVLRLSGDPALTIIGPEAPPEAIRAFRAAWGLDQPIWVQYLRYFGAIARGDLGISMRDGQSAIQLVLDRIPATLELTIPALILKLVIGIPAGVYAALHRDSSTDRAVMTSAVVGFTMPSFVLGLVLVLIFSVTLGLLPSGGQDSWMHAILPIITMSIGGAGILARFARSAMIEVLGQPYIRTASAKGTAWRNVVWGHALPNAAIPIVTIAGFMVGTLIAGAVVVESLFSWPGVGRLLVVAVSNRDLAVVQCILLLVAATMVFSNFVVDILYGYLDPRLRSNQARH from the coding sequence ATGATCCGTTTCTTCCTGATAAGGGCGTTCCGCGCGCTGATGACCATCGTGCTGGTGGTGACTTTTGCCTTCGTCGTTCTGCGCCTTTCCGGCGACCCGGCCCTGACGATCATAGGTCCGGAAGCGCCGCCGGAAGCGATCCGCGCCTTCCGTGCCGCCTGGGGACTCGATCAGCCGATCTGGGTGCAGTATCTGCGCTATTTCGGCGCGATCGCCCGCGGTGATCTCGGCATTTCGATGCGCGACGGCCAATCGGCCATCCAGCTCGTGCTCGACCGCATTCCAGCAACGCTAGAGCTGACGATCCCGGCCCTCATCCTTAAGCTGGTGATCGGCATTCCGGCCGGCGTCTACGCCGCCCTCCATCGCGACAGTTCGACCGATCGCGCCGTCATGACGAGCGCGGTGGTCGGCTTCACCATGCCGAGCTTCGTGCTCGGCCTCGTGCTGGTGCTGATCTTCTCCGTCACGCTCGGCCTGCTGCCGTCGGGCGGCCAGGACAGCTGGATGCATGCCATTTTGCCGATCATCACCATGAGTATCGGCGGTGCCGGCATTCTTGCCCGCTTTGCCCGAAGCGCGATGATCGAGGTGCTTGGCCAGCCCTATATCCGTACGGCTAGCGCCAAAGGCACTGCTTGGCGAAACGTCGTCTGGGGCCATGCGCTGCCGAATGCGGCGATCCCGATCGTGACGATCGCCGGCTTCATGGTCGGCACGTTGATCGCCGGCGCCGTCGTGGTGGAATCGCTGTTCTCCTGGCCGGGCGTCGGCCGGCTTCTCGTCGTCGCCGTCTCCAACCGCGATCTCGCCGTCGTCCAGTGCATCCTGCTGCTGGTGGCAGCAACCATGGTGTTTTCGAATTTCGTCGTTGACATCCTTTACGGCTATCTCGACCCGCGTCTGCGCAGCAACCAGGCAAGGCATTAG
- a CDS encoding nuclear transport factor 2 family protein — protein MKTLVLTAAAGVLLASFTARAESIGADDRAAIIDTITDIAAGADRHQWDRVRGAFADTVTLDYTGLWGGEPTTQPAEAVIRQWSAFLPGFDRTLHLVSNHAIVESAGLTAVAEADFQAVHRIGSESWVLMGHYRYDLTKIDGAWKVSRLVMTPNHETGNRALVNRAAERARQPG, from the coding sequence ATGAAAACCCTCGTTCTCACCGCGGCAGCCGGCGTGTTGCTGGCGTCGTTTACCGCCAGGGCCGAATCGATCGGTGCTGACGACCGGGCGGCCATCATCGACACCATTACCGACATTGCCGCTGGCGCCGACCGCCACCAGTGGGACCGCGTGCGCGGCGCCTTCGCCGACACGGTGACGCTGGATTACACCGGCCTCTGGGGCGGCGAGCCGACCACCCAGCCGGCCGAAGCCGTCATCCGGCAATGGTCTGCTTTTCTCCCGGGCTTCGATCGCACGCTGCATCTCGTCAGCAACCACGCCATCGTCGAAAGCGCTGGCCTCACTGCGGTGGCCGAGGCCGATTTCCAGGCCGTCCACCGGATCGGCTCAGAGAGCTGGGTACTGATGGGACATTATCGATATGACCTCACCAAGATCGATGGCGCCTGGAAAGTCTCCCGACTGGTGATGACGCCCAACCATGAGACCGGCAACCGGGCCCTGGTCAACAGGGCCGCGGAACGCGCCCGGCAGCCGGGCTGA
- a CDS encoding nuclear transport factor 2 family protein, protein MRRSSLVRALFVSVALFSGGGVMAASPEENRKVITDYYAAYGSGDMSRVTAFFADDIEWHIPGHHPLAGVKRGKEEVAAFFQQLGKAGFRAELIALMADENWVIDMHRGWSGRDGLANVDTIWVLAFRIENGKIREARNFSYDQAAADTFFWQAYPLKPLPDRLLE, encoded by the coding sequence ATGCGCAGATCATCGCTCGTTCGCGCCCTCTTCGTTTCAGTTGCACTCTTTTCCGGAGGAGGCGTCATGGCGGCAAGCCCGGAAGAAAACCGCAAGGTCATCACCGACTACTACGCCGCCTACGGCAGCGGCGATATGAGCCGCGTCACGGCGTTCTTCGCCGACGATATCGAATGGCACATTCCCGGCCATCATCCGCTGGCCGGCGTCAAGCGCGGCAAGGAAGAGGTGGCGGCATTCTTCCAGCAGCTGGGCAAGGCCGGTTTCCGTGCCGAGCTGATCGCGCTGATGGCCGACGAGAACTGGGTGATCGACATGCATCGCGGCTGGTCGGGACGCGACGGCCTGGCCAATGTCGATACGATCTGGGTGCTCGCCTTCCGCATCGAGAACGGCAAGATCAGGGAAGCACGCAACTTCTCCTATGACCAGGCGGCGGCCGATACCTTCTTCTGGCAGGCCTATCCGCTGAAACCCCTGCCCGACCGATTGCTCGAATGA
- a CDS encoding alpha/beta hydrolase, with translation MRLSTLSAIGAALLHSTAFAAGIETRPVSFQNEGVTLAGTLYLPADYKPGEKRPGVLVTGAWTSIKEQMSGLYAEEMAERGFIALAFDFRGWGQSGGNIRFKEDPAAKTDDIVAAADFMATLPEIDAGKIAGLGICASAGYMAAAASGNPDFTAISLVAPWLHDKAIVERIYGGADGVSRLIATSREAEEAERNGQPRMIVAASANDSTALMYQIPYYTEPTRGLIPQYDNKFNLASWEPWLTYDSVATGDRLDKPTLIVHSEAAAVPQGTHAFLARLHGDASEIWLDGVTQFDFYDNPQHVTPAADAVAAHFERINRGS, from the coding sequence ATGAGACTATCGACCCTTTCTGCAATTGGAGCAGCCCTGCTGCATTCGACGGCCTTTGCGGCTGGCATCGAGACGCGTCCCGTCTCCTTCCAGAACGAGGGAGTGACGCTTGCCGGCACGCTCTATCTCCCGGCCGACTACAAGCCGGGCGAAAAGCGCCCCGGCGTTCTGGTAACTGGCGCCTGGACCTCGATCAAGGAGCAGATGTCCGGCCTTTACGCGGAGGAGATGGCCGAGCGCGGCTTCATTGCCCTCGCCTTCGATTTCCGCGGCTGGGGCCAGTCCGGCGGCAATATCCGTTTCAAGGAGGATCCGGCGGCCAAGACCGATGATATCGTGGCGGCGGCCGACTTCATGGCAACCTTGCCGGAAATCGATGCCGGCAAGATCGCCGGTCTCGGCATCTGCGCCTCCGCCGGCTATATGGCGGCGGCGGCTTCGGGCAATCCCGATTTCACCGCCATATCGTTGGTGGCGCCGTGGCTGCATGACAAGGCGATCGTCGAGCGGATCTATGGCGGTGCGGACGGCGTCTCCAGGCTGATCGCCACATCCCGCGAGGCTGAGGAAGCCGAGCGCAACGGCCAGCCCCGGATGATCGTTGCCGCAAGCGCCAATGACAGCACGGCGCTGATGTACCAGATCCCCTATTATACCGAGCCCACTCGCGGCCTCATCCCGCAATATGACAACAAGTTCAATCTCGCCTCCTGGGAGCCATGGCTGACCTATGACTCGGTTGCCACCGGTGACCGCCTCGACAAACCGACGCTGATCGTCCACTCGGAAGCGGCCGCCGTTCCGCAAGGCACACATGCCTTTTTGGCGCGCCTTCATGGTGATGCGTCCGAGATCTGGCTCGACGGCGTCACCCAGTTCGATTTCTACGACAATCCCCAGCATGTCACGCCGGCGGCCGATGCCGTGGCGGCGCATTTCGAACGGATCAACAGAGGCTCCTGA
- a CDS encoding AraC family transcriptional regulator, translated as MSGPRGVSSGDWLTAGRLDLPAGGGAFAIPRLAIGLFLVDQDRHRIAVGSDRKRVVPLRAGDGWILPAGSSGTCEYDDELSFLRVDLSDALLKDVGFDRAVFNPVVGSLDPLLVQFVRHAASLRDAPQSLYRDTMNLAVAAHLAQLLSPAPLSSIGVEDRRLRRALAYIHDNLAEDLSLDDMASEAAMSRFHFVRIFTAALGTSPLQYVIRERMERAKVLLRTTGVPVAAVAIRVGYDDVSRFGRHFRRSTGLTPAAFRRR; from the coding sequence ATGAGCGGACCGCGAGGAGTTTCGAGCGGAGACTGGTTGACGGCGGGCAGGCTGGATCTGCCTGCTGGCGGTGGTGCGTTCGCGATTCCCCGGCTGGCCATCGGCTTATTTCTGGTTGATCAGGACCGGCACCGCATCGCCGTCGGTTCCGATCGTAAGCGGGTCGTGCCGCTGCGTGCCGGCGACGGCTGGATTCTGCCGGCCGGTTCGTCGGGCACCTGCGAATATGACGATGAGCTCTCGTTTCTGAGAGTGGATCTGTCGGATGCCTTGCTCAAGGATGTCGGTTTCGACAGGGCCGTCTTCAATCCCGTCGTTGGCAGCCTCGATCCGCTGCTGGTTCAATTCGTCCGTCACGCGGCCTCTCTTCGGGATGCACCGCAATCCCTCTATCGCGATACGATGAACCTTGCGGTTGCAGCACATTTGGCCCAGCTGCTCTCGCCTGCCCCGCTGTCATCCATTGGGGTCGAGGACCGGCGGCTGCGCCGTGCACTGGCATATATCCACGACAATCTCGCCGAGGATCTTTCCCTTGACGACATGGCTTCCGAGGCGGCAATGAGCCGGTTCCATTTCGTGCGCATCTTCACCGCTGCGCTCGGCACGTCGCCGCTACAATATGTCATCCGTGAGCGAATGGAACGGGCCAAGGTGCTGCTCAGGACCACGGGCGTTCCGGTTGCCGCCGTCGCCATCCGCGTGGGTTATGACGACGTGTCCCGCTTCGGTCGGCATTTCAGGCGCAGTACAGGGCTCACGCCGGCAGCGTTTCGCAGACGATAG
- a CDS encoding ABC transporter permease — translation MTNISAQPATVIHEVREKKKRGVPVFVMIGFAWIAVVILIALTADWIRPYNITAFDLKNRLSLPGNAAHWLGTDELGRDVLSRLIVSIRISLLIAFGATLISAFVGTTLGFLAAYFRGVVEQLVVMLADFQAAMPFLIMALAVLAFFGSSLPLLICLMGFYGWERYARIARGLAIAASGQGYAAAVTQLGAKPAHVYLKHILPNIASTLIVSMTLTFPEIILMESSLSFLGLGVQPPMTSLGNMVGYGREYLTRAPWIMLAPSFVIMLTTLSISITGDWLRDKLDPTIG, via the coding sequence ATGACAAATATCTCTGCGCAACCGGCAACCGTCATCCACGAAGTGCGCGAGAAGAAGAAGCGCGGCGTGCCCGTTTTCGTGATGATCGGTTTTGCCTGGATCGCCGTCGTGATCCTGATCGCGCTTACGGCCGACTGGATCCGGCCCTACAATATCACCGCCTTCGACCTGAAGAACCGCCTGTCACTGCCCGGCAATGCCGCGCATTGGCTCGGAACCGACGAACTCGGCCGCGATGTTCTCTCCCGCCTCATCGTGTCGATCCGCATCTCGCTGCTGATCGCCTTCGGCGCAACGCTGATCTCGGCCTTCGTGGGCACGACGCTCGGCTTTCTCGCCGCTTATTTCCGTGGCGTCGTCGAGCAGCTCGTCGTCATGCTTGCCGATTTCCAGGCGGCCATGCCGTTCCTGATCATGGCGCTTGCCGTACTTGCTTTCTTCGGCAGTTCGCTGCCGCTGCTTATTTGCCTGATGGGCTTCTACGGTTGGGAACGCTATGCACGGATTGCGCGCGGCCTTGCCATCGCTGCCAGCGGCCAGGGCTATGCCGCCGCTGTTACACAGCTCGGCGCCAAGCCGGCGCATGTCTATCTCAAGCATATCCTGCCGAACATCGCCTCGACGCTGATCGTCTCGATGACGCTGACCTTTCCTGAGATCATCCTAATGGAAAGCAGCCTTTCCTTCCTCGGCCTCGGCGTTCAGCCGCCGATGACCAGCCTCGGCAACATGGTCGGTTACGGGCGCGAATATCTGACCCGTGCGCCCTGGATCATGCTGGCGCCGTCCTTCGTCATCATGCTGACGACGTTGTCGATCAGCATCACCGGCGACTGGCTGCGCGACAAGCTCGACCCGACGATCGGCTGA
- a CDS encoding ABC transporter ATP-binding protein — translation MGMSEPQLIEANDLVKTYTMRRGVFGKPSHVRAVDGVSLSVAPKTTLGIVGESGSGKSTMGRLLLGLEAPTEGSVRFDGEAMPALRTPRWRSLRARMQLVFQDPLAALDRRISIGAQIGEPLAIHAVGSEEGRRERVDELLIAVGLRRDQAERYPHELSGGQRQRVVIARAIATNPELLVCDEPVSALDVSIQAQVINLLRDLQEKRGIAMAFISHDLKVVRNIADRVAVMYLGRIVEEAASEDFFRSPLHPYTQALVSSVPVPGTALRDRIILQGEPPNPAARPAGCAFHPRCGHAVERCRIETPELVTIEAGRKAACHLVTPASASTLMES, via the coding sequence ATGGGCATGAGCGAACCTCAGCTGATCGAAGCGAACGACCTCGTCAAGACCTATACGATGCGCCGCGGCGTCTTCGGAAAGCCGAGCCATGTCCGGGCGGTCGACGGCGTTTCGCTGTCGGTCGCGCCGAAGACGACGCTCGGCATCGTCGGTGAATCCGGCTCAGGAAAATCAACGATGGGCCGGCTGCTGCTCGGGCTCGAAGCTCCGACCGAAGGCAGCGTTCGCTTCGACGGGGAGGCGATGCCGGCACTGAGAACGCCGCGTTGGCGTAGCCTGAGGGCGCGCATGCAGCTCGTCTTCCAGGATCCGCTGGCAGCCCTTGACCGGCGCATCTCGATCGGCGCTCAGATCGGCGAACCGCTTGCCATCCATGCCGTCGGAAGCGAGGAGGGGCGGCGCGAACGTGTCGATGAACTGCTCATCGCCGTCGGCCTTCGCCGCGATCAGGCGGAGCGTTATCCGCACGAGCTTTCGGGCGGCCAGCGCCAGCGCGTCGTCATTGCACGCGCCATCGCCACCAATCCGGAGCTTCTGGTCTGCGACGAGCCGGTCTCGGCTCTCGACGTCTCGATCCAGGCGCAGGTGATCAACCTGTTGCGCGACCTGCAGGAAAAGCGGGGCATCGCCATGGCCTTCATCAGCCATGACCTGAAGGTCGTGCGCAACATCGCCGATCGCGTCGCGGTGATGTATCTCGGCCGGATCGTCGAGGAAGCAGCTTCGGAGGATTTTTTCCGCAGCCCGTTGCATCCCTATACGCAGGCACTGGTCTCCAGCGTTCCGGTCCCCGGCACGGCGCTGCGCGACCGTATCATCCTGCAGGGCGAACCGCCGAACCCCGCTGCCCGGCCTGCGGGCTGCGCCTTTCATCCCCGCTGTGGTCATGCGGTCGAGCGCTGCCGCATCGAGACGCCTGAACTCGTCACCATCGAGGCGGGTCGAAAAGCTGCTTGCCACCTCGTCACGCCCGCATCCGCGTCAACGCTCATGGAGAGCTGA